Proteins from a genomic interval of Pseudoruegeria sp. SHC-113:
- a CDS encoding MHYT domain-containing protein: MTWREALLSLEGLAQGEGIGLLDYSHNWLLVAASLAVALMAGFSGLSLTRGASALGQAQRKLIVVIAAIVLGGGIWSMHFVAMLGLRLPILFYYDGLITLISALIAILMVGIALLLLHFGPRTPARMITAGGIVGLGIAAMHYVGMMGMELCRPVFSPLGVGISLVAAMALSMLAIWIAYGARTKGHILLGTVCFALSVFAVHFIAMMGTGFVALDTPDAAGPALSNAVLAMGVTVAAFMISGTFLLTGVSFLTPSPAATPEAEAQGQPEAQGDAPLSVPFEKEGRTQFLDKSRIAAVRAEGHYTILYAGKEKLFCPWSISEAENRLAPAHFLRAHRSYLVNPAFVTGFERTKDTGALYFEDVDSLPKVPVSRSRLAEVRAALGL, translated from the coding sequence TTGACATGGCGTGAAGCTTTGCTATCACTTGAGGGCTTGGCGCAGGGGGAGGGCATCGGGCTGCTGGACTACTCACATAATTGGCTGCTGGTCGCGGCCTCGCTGGCTGTCGCCCTGATGGCCGGATTCAGCGGCCTGTCGCTGACGCGCGGGGCTTCGGCCCTCGGGCAGGCGCAGCGCAAGCTGATCGTGGTGATTGCCGCCATCGTGCTGGGCGGGGGCATCTGGTCGATGCATTTCGTGGCCATGCTGGGGCTGCGGCTGCCAATCCTCTTCTACTACGACGGGCTGATCACGCTGATCTCTGCCCTTATCGCCATCCTGATGGTCGGGATCGCGCTTCTGCTGCTGCATTTCGGCCCGCGCACACCTGCGCGGATGATTACGGCAGGCGGGATCGTCGGCCTCGGCATCGCGGCGATGCATTACGTGGGCATGATGGGGATGGAGCTCTGCCGCCCCGTCTTCTCGCCCCTCGGCGTGGGCATCTCGCTCGTGGCGGCCATGGCGCTTTCGATGCTGGCGATCTGGATCGCCTATGGCGCGCGCACCAAGGGGCATATCCTGCTCGGCACCGTCTGCTTTGCGCTTTCCGTCTTCGCGGTGCATTTCATCGCGATGATGGGCACCGGCTTCGTCGCGCTCGATACGCCCGATGCCGCCGGCCCGGCGCTTTCCAACGCGGTGCTCGCGATGGGGGTGACAGTGGCGGCCTTCATGATCTCGGGCACTTTCCTTTTGACGGGCGTCAGCTTCCTGACGCCGAGCCCCGCAGCCACGCCCGAGGCAGAGGCTCAAGGCCAGCCCGAGGCGCAGGGCGACGCCCCGCTTTCGGTGCCGTTTGAGAAAGAGGGCCGCACCCAGTTTCTGGACAAGAGCCGCATCGCTGCCGTCCGCGCGGAAGGCCATTACACGATCCTCTACGCAGGCAAGGAGAAGCTCTTCTGCCCGTGGTCGATCTCCGAGGCCGAGAACCGCCTTGCGCCCGCGCATTTCCTGCGCGCCCACCGCAGCTACCTCGTGAACCCGGCTTTCGTCACCGGGTTCGAGCGCACCAAGGACACCGGCGCGCTCTACTTCGAGGATGTGGACTCGCTGCCCAAGGTGCCCGTCAGCCGCTCCCGGCTGGCCGAGGTGCGCGCGGCGCTGGGGCTCTAA
- a CDS encoding FAD binding domain-containing protein, with the protein MIPAGFEYHRPADIASAIALLQQHGDEARVIAGGHSLIPMMKLRMADLSHLVDLQGISGLSGITIGEGSVTIGAMTTQNALITDEGLFKALPILREAALQIADPQVRYVGTVGGNVANGDPGNDMPGLMQCLDATYTLVGPDGERQVPARDFYEAAYFTAREDEEILTQITIPIAAAKGYAYAKQKRKIGDYATAAAAVLIGDGFASVAMTNLSDTPVYSEDASAALAAGDVESCVKAALEAIDPAEDMRGPIAFKKHVAGVILRRAITKAQERAA; encoded by the coding sequence ATGATACCAGCAGGGTTCGAATACCATCGACCCGCCGACATCGCGTCGGCAATCGCCCTATTGCAACAGCACGGCGACGAGGCCCGCGTGATCGCGGGCGGTCACAGCCTGATCCCGATGATGAAGCTGCGCATGGCCGATCTGAGCCATCTCGTGGATCTTCAGGGCATCTCTGGCCTAAGCGGCATCACGATTGGCGAGGGCAGTGTCACCATCGGCGCGATGACGACGCAGAACGCGCTGATCACCGATGAAGGGCTTTTCAAGGCGCTGCCGATCCTGCGCGAAGCCGCGTTGCAGATCGCCGATCCGCAGGTGCGCTACGTGGGCACGGTGGGCGGCAATGTCGCCAATGGCGATCCGGGCAACGACATGCCCGGCCTGATGCAATGCCTCGATGCCACCTACACCCTCGTTGGCCCCGACGGCGAACGGCAGGTGCCGGCGCGCGATTTCTACGAGGCGGCCTATTTCACCGCCCGCGAGGATGAGGAAATCCTAACCCAGATCACCATCCCGATCGCGGCTGCGAAGGGCTACGCCTACGCCAAACAGAAGCGCAAGATCGGCGATTACGCCACCGCTGCCGCCGCCGTGCTGATCGGCGATGGCTTTGCCTCTGTCGCGATGACGAACCTCTCCGACACGCCGGTCTACTCCGAAGACGCCAGCGCCGCGCTGGCGGCGGGGGACGTTGAGAGCTGCGTGAAGGCTGCGCTGGAAGCCATTGATCCGGCGGAAGATATGCGCGGACCCATCGCGTTCAAGAAACACGTGGCCGGGGTCATCCTGCGGCGCGCCATCACCAAAGCACAGGAGCGCGCGGCATGA
- a CDS encoding (2Fe-2S)-binding protein, with protein MSKMHVKLTVNGQEVEGLAEPRTLLIHFLRENLNITGPHIGCETSHCGACTVDMNGKSVKSCTLFVAQANGADVTTVEGLVNEDGSLGVLQEMFREHHGLQCGFCTPGMITRAHRLLQENPAPTEEEVRFGMAGNLCRCTGYQNIVKAILASADVLNAQKEAAE; from the coding sequence ATGAGCAAGATGCATGTGAAACTGACCGTCAACGGGCAGGAGGTCGAAGGGCTCGCCGAACCGCGCACCCTGCTGATCCACTTCCTGCGCGAAAACCTCAACATCACCGGGCCGCACATCGGCTGCGAGACGTCGCACTGCGGGGCCTGCACCGTCGATATGAACGGCAAATCGGTGAAAAGCTGCACGCTGTTCGTTGCGCAGGCCAATGGCGCCGATGTGACGACCGTGGAAGGGCTCGTGAACGAGGACGGCTCGCTCGGCGTGCTGCAGGAGATGTTCCGCGAGCATCACGGGCTGCAATGCGGCTTCTGCACGCCGGGGATGATCACCCGCGCGCACCGACTGCTGCAGGAAAACCCGGCCCCCACCGAGGAAGAGGTGCGCTTTGGCATGGCCGGCAACCTCTGCCGCTGCACCGGTTACCAGAACATCGTGAAGGCGATCCTTGCTTCGGCGGATGTGCTGAACGCCCAGAAGGAGGCTGCGGAATGA
- a CDS encoding aerobic carbon-monoxide dehydrogenase large subunit, with translation MKDEVTTEDRVANLKGMGSSRKRVEDVRFTQGKGNYVDDIKLDGMLFGDFVRSPYAHARVKSVNKEAALAVPGVLAVLTAEDLAPLGLHWMPTLAGDKQMVLADGKVLFQGQEVAYVVAKDRYAAADGVEAVEVEYEELPVVVDPFKALEPDAPILREDIKDRTEGAHGPVRHNNHIFTWEQGDKDATEAAMAEADVVAEEMIYYHRTHPCPLETCGCVASMDKVTGKLTLYGTFQAPHAIRTVVSLISGIAEHNIRVISPDIGGGFGNKVGAYAGYVCSVVASIVTGKPVKWVEDRMENLMSTAFARDYWMKGRISATKEGKITGLWCHTTADHGGFDACADPTKFPAGFMNICTGSYDIPTAYLAVDGVYTNKAPGGVAYRCSFRVTEAAYFIERMIEVLAIKLNMDAAELRRINFIRKDQFPYQSALGWEYDSGDYHTAWEKALDSVGYDALRAEQAQRLEDFKAGKTRKLIGIGLTHFTEIVGAGPVKNCDILGLGMFDSCEIRIHPTGSAIARLGTISQGQGHATTFAQIIASEIGLPADDITLEEGDTDTAPYGLGTYGSRSTPVAGAATAMAARKIRAKAQMIAAYLLEVHDDDVEWDVDRFAVKGAPERFKTMKEIAFAAYNQAIPGLEPGLEAVSYYDPPNMTYPFGAYICVMEIDVDTGETEVRSFYALDDCGTRINPMIIDGQIHGGATEGYAIAMGQEIAYDEMGNNKSATLMDFFLPTAWETPTYTTDFTVTPSPHHPIGAKGVGESPNVGSVPCFSNAVHDAFRPFGLVQSHMPHDHWRIWKIARDLGLHG, from the coding sequence ATGAAGGACGAAGTCACAACTGAAGATCGCGTCGCCAACCTCAAGGGCATGGGCTCCTCGCGCAAGCGGGTGGAGGACGTGCGCTTCACGCAAGGCAAAGGCAACTACGTGGACGACATCAAGCTCGACGGCATGCTGTTTGGCGATTTCGTCCGCTCCCCATACGCCCATGCGCGGGTGAAGAGCGTCAACAAGGAGGCCGCGCTAGCGGTGCCGGGCGTGCTGGCCGTGCTGACGGCGGAAGATCTTGCGCCGCTCGGGCTGCACTGGATGCCCACGCTCGCGGGCGACAAGCAGATGGTGCTGGCCGATGGCAAGGTGCTGTTTCAGGGGCAGGAGGTCGCCTATGTGGTGGCCAAGGACCGCTACGCAGCTGCCGATGGTGTGGAGGCCGTAGAGGTCGAATATGAGGAACTGCCCGTGGTGGTGGATCCCTTCAAGGCGCTGGAGCCCGACGCGCCGATCCTGCGTGAAGACATCAAGGATCGCACCGAGGGCGCCCATGGCCCGGTGCGCCACAACAACCATATTTTCACGTGGGAACAGGGCGATAAAGACGCCACCGAAGCCGCGATGGCGGAAGCGGACGTCGTCGCCGAGGAAATGATCTATTATCACCGTACCCACCCGTGCCCGCTGGAAACCTGCGGCTGCGTGGCGAGTATGGACAAGGTAACCGGCAAGCTCACGCTCTACGGCACCTTTCAGGCGCCGCACGCGATCCGCACGGTTGTTTCGCTGATTTCGGGCATCGCGGAGCACAACATCCGCGTCATCAGCCCCGACATCGGCGGCGGCTTCGGCAATAAGGTGGGCGCTTACGCGGGCTATGTCTGCTCTGTCGTGGCCTCCATCGTCACCGGCAAGCCGGTGAAATGGGTCGAGGACCGGATGGAGAACCTGATGTCCACCGCCTTCGCGCGGGATTACTGGATGAAGGGGCGGATCTCGGCCACTAAGGAGGGCAAGATCACCGGGCTCTGGTGCCACACCACGGCCGATCACGGTGGCTTTGACGCCTGCGCGGACCCAACGAAATTCCCCGCCGGGTTCATGAACATCTGCACCGGCTCCTATGACATCCCCACGGCCTATCTGGCGGTGGATGGGGTCTATACCAACAAGGCGCCGGGCGGCGTGGCCTATCGCTGCTCCTTCCGGGTGACGGAAGCCGCCTATTTCATCGAACGCATGATCGAGGTTCTCGCGATCAAGCTGAACATGGATGCCGCCGAGCTGCGCCGGATCAACTTCATCCGGAAAGATCAGTTCCCGTATCAATCCGCCCTGGGCTGGGAATATGACTCCGGCGATTATCACACGGCATGGGAAAAGGCCCTTGATTCAGTGGGCTATGACGCCCTGCGCGCAGAACAGGCGCAGCGGCTGGAGGATTTCAAAGCCGGCAAAACGCGCAAGCTGATCGGCATTGGCCTCACCCATTTCACTGAGATCGTGGGCGCAGGTCCGGTTAAGAACTGCGACATCCTCGGGCTTGGCATGTTTGACAGCTGCGAGATCCGCATCCACCCCACCGGCAGCGCCATCGCGAGGCTTGGTACGATCAGCCAGGGGCAGGGCCACGCCACGACCTTCGCCCAAATCATCGCCAGCGAGATCGGCCTTCCTGCCGATGACATCACTTTGGAGGAGGGCGACACCGACACCGCGCCATACGGGCTCGGCACCTACGGTTCGCGCTCCACGCCGGTTGCCGGGGCCGCCACGGCCATGGCCGCGCGCAAGATCCGGGCCAAGGCCCAGATGATCGCGGCCTACTTGCTGGAGGTTCACGATGATGACGTGGAGTGGGACGTGGATCGCTTTGCCGTCAAAGGCGCGCCCGAGCGCTTCAAGACGATGAAGGAGATCGCCTTCGCCGCCTACAACCAGGCCATTCCGGGCTTGGAGCCGGGGCTTGAGGCGGTCAGCTACTACGATCCGCCCAACATGACGTACCCCTTCGGCGCCTATATCTGCGTGATGGAGATCGACGTGGACACCGGGGAAACCGAGGTCCGCAGCTTCTACGCGCTGGATGATTGCGGCACCCGGATCAACCCGATGATCATCGACGGGCAGATCCACGGCGGCGCAACCGAAGGCTACGCCATCGCCATGGGGCAGGAGATCGCCTACGACGAGATGGGCAACAACAAATCGGCCACGCTGATGGATTTCTTCCTGCCCACAGCCTGGGAGACGCCCACCTACACGACCGATTTCACCGTCACCCCCAGCCCGCATCACCCGATCGGCGCGAAGGGTGTGGGGGAAAGCCCCAACGTCGGCTCGGTGCCCTGCTTCTCCAATGCGGTGCATGATGCGTTCCGGCCCTTTGGGCTCGTGCAAAGCCACATGCCCCATGATCACTGGCGGATCTGGAAGATCGCCCGCGATCTGGGCCTGCATGGCTAA
- a CDS encoding AAA family ATPase — translation MSDFHDMQTKLAETGYMAGESLAMALHLAIALGRPLLLEGPAGVGKTEIAKALAQVQDARLIRLQCYEGLDASHAIYEWNYQRQLLAIRADGVSEEALFSEKYLLRRPLLEAISQEAPPVLLIDEIDRADEEFEAYLLEILSDFQITIPELGTITARTRPHVILTANGTRDLSDALRRRCLYAFVDYPDKAAELAILKARAPELEPSLAAQIVAVVQALRREDLEKKPGVAEMLDWAAALAGLGVNDMAQAPQAVQATLVTLLKTAADQGAAPPEMIARIIGKVA, via the coding sequence ATGAGTGATTTTCACGATATGCAGACGAAATTGGCAGAAACCGGCTACATGGCTGGCGAAAGCCTCGCCATGGCGCTGCATCTGGCCATTGCGCTGGGGCGGCCCTTGTTGCTGGAAGGTCCGGCGGGTGTCGGCAAGACAGAGATCGCCAAGGCGCTTGCGCAGGTGCAGGACGCGCGCCTGATCCGGCTGCAATGCTACGAGGGGCTCGATGCGAGCCACGCGATTTACGAATGGAACTACCAGCGCCAGCTCTTGGCGATCCGCGCCGATGGCGTGAGTGAAGAGGCGCTGTTCTCCGAGAAATACCTGCTGCGCCGCCCGCTGCTGGAGGCAATCTCGCAGGAGGCCCCGCCGGTGCTGCTGATCGATGAGATCGACCGCGCCGATGAGGAATTCGAGGCCTACCTGCTTGAGATTCTGTCTGATTTCCAGATCACCATCCCCGAGCTTGGCACGATCACAGCCCGCACGCGGCCTCATGTGATCCTCACCGCCAACGGCACCCGCGATCTGTCCGACGCCCTGCGCCGCCGCTGCCTCTATGCTTTTGTGGATTACCCCGACAAGGCAGCAGAACTGGCGATCCTGAAGGCCCGCGCGCCGGAACTGGAGCCAAGCCTCGCGGCGCAGATTGTCGCCGTGGTGCAGGCGCTGCGGCGCGAGGATCTGGAAAAGAAACCGGGTGTGGCGGAGATGCTCGATTGGGCCGCCGCCCTTGCCGGGCTTGGCGTGAACGACATGGCGCAGGCGCCGCAGGCCGTGCAGGCCACGCTGGTGACGCTGCTGAAAACCGCCGCCGATCAGGGGGCCGCCCCGCCCGAGATGATCGCGCGGATCATCGGCAAGGTCGCCTGA
- a CDS encoding vWA domain-containing protein, giving the protein MPTVTRFPARAEGLADRMAGFVAHLRMNGAKLGPAEAADGLAALAVVDALDPAQARLALKSLYAPDADGWDAFDDLFDAYWFNAGKQRAGTTSAHVKVQSAKPMLWKDHLGETEEGLDASDTHSEDAPQAGGDGDEEAEGTDGRLIATRSQNLRKRDLRELMDEASLREAEAVATRLAHVIRDRRSRRRKQALRGRELDLRRIQRASLARGGEPLDLFHRTRPERPMRLVVLADVSGSMTVYSRVFLAFTKGLMSADTSAEAFLFHTRLMRVTPALRDHDSLRAAGRLSLMAEGFGGGTDIGGALTTFADQYSQILNRRSLVVVLSDGYCTGAAQNVGQGLARIRRRAGRIVWLNPLKGWANYAPVAAAIKAATPHLDAHLPANTLSALAALEGEFAKL; this is encoded by the coding sequence ATGCCAACGGTGACCCGCTTTCCCGCCCGCGCCGAGGGGCTTGCCGACCGGATGGCCGGTTTCGTCGCCCATTTGCGGATGAACGGGGCCAAGCTCGGCCCCGCCGAGGCGGCAGACGGGCTGGCCGCGCTGGCCGTTGTGGATGCGCTGGACCCGGCGCAGGCGCGGCTGGCGCTCAAAAGCCTCTACGCGCCGGATGCCGACGGCTGGGACGCCTTTGACGATCTTTTTGATGCCTATTGGTTCAACGCCGGCAAGCAGCGCGCGGGCACCACATCGGCCCATGTGAAGGTGCAAAGTGCGAAGCCGATGCTGTGGAAGGATCACCTCGGTGAAACGGAAGAAGGTTTGGACGCGTCTGACACTCACTCTGAGGACGCGCCGCAGGCGGGTGGCGACGGGGATGAAGAGGCAGAGGGCACCGATGGCCGTCTGATCGCCACCCGCAGCCAGAACCTGCGCAAACGGGATCTGCGCGAACTGATGGACGAGGCTTCCCTGCGCGAAGCTGAGGCCGTGGCCACGCGGCTGGCTCATGTGATCCGGGATCGCCGCTCGCGCCGCCGCAAACAGGCGCTGCGGGGCCGCGAGCTGGACCTGCGCCGCATCCAGCGCGCGAGCCTTGCGCGCGGGGGCGAGCCGCTCGATCTGTTCCACCGCACCCGGCCCGAACGCCCCATGCGCCTCGTGGTGCTGGCCGATGTCTCGGGCTCGATGACCGTCTATTCCCGCGTGTTTCTGGCCTTCACCAAAGGGCTGATGAGTGCGGACACGTCGGCTGAGGCCTTCCTCTTTCACACCCGCCTGATGCGCGTCACGCCTGCGCTGCGCGATCACGACTCTCTGCGCGCCGCGGGCCGGTTGAGCCTCATGGCCGAAGGCTTCGGCGGCGGCACGGACATCGGCGGCGCACTCACCACCTTTGCCGATCAATACAGCCAGATCCTGAACCGCCGCTCGCTCGTCGTGGTGCTGTCGGATGGCTATTGCACCGGCGCGGCCCAGAACGTGGGGCAGGGCTTGGCGCGCATCCGCCGCCGCGCGGGCCGTATCGTCTGGCTCAACCCGTTGAAAGGTTGGGCCAATTACGCCCCCGTTGCCGCCGCCATCAAAGCCGCAACACCGCATCTGGACGCCCATCTTCCCGCCAACACCCTTTCTGCGCTCGCTGCGTTGGAAGGGGAATTCGCCAAGCTCTGA
- a CDS encoding XdhC family protein encodes MGKFDIFDTIDALRRKGHPFCVATVVRTADVTSAKAGAKAVITDQGEIIGHLGGACVQRAVKTAGVAAIESGDPAMIRVKPSDKVVSLVDEDGAQVFKSGCPSGGTVDLLIEPFAPPPMLVIFGNTPISRAVAAHGDLAGYRVVVPEAMEFSGAHARFEGCDLAGLNLAARDFVVVASQGAQDLASLRAALESPARRVSMVASRRKAEALKGKLAAESFPAEKMARLKSPAGLDLGGVDPQEIALSVMAEIIQWRNADKHITEEAPHEHSA; translated from the coding sequence ATGGGGAAATTCGACATCTTCGACACGATCGACGCCCTGCGCCGCAAGGGCCATCCCTTCTGCGTCGCCACCGTGGTGCGCACGGCGGATGTGACTTCGGCCAAGGCCGGGGCCAAGGCGGTGATCACCGATCAGGGCGAGATCATCGGCCATCTGGGCGGGGCCTGCGTGCAGCGCGCGGTGAAAACCGCCGGTGTGGCGGCGATTGAAAGCGGCGATCCGGCGATGATTCGGGTAAAGCCGAGCGACAAGGTCGTTTCGCTGGTGGATGAGGACGGCGCACAGGTGTTCAAGAGCGGCTGCCCATCGGGCGGCACCGTGGATCTGCTGATCGAGCCCTTCGCCCCGCCGCCGATGCTGGTGATCTTCGGCAACACGCCCATCAGCCGCGCCGTGGCCGCCCATGGCGATCTGGCGGGCTACCGGGTGGTGGTGCCTGAGGCGATGGAGTTTTCGGGCGCGCACGCCCGTTTCGAAGGCTGCGATCTGGCGGGTTTGAACCTTGCAGCGCGCGATTTCGTCGTGGTCGCCAGCCAGGGCGCGCAGGATCTGGCAAGTTTGCGGGCTGCTCTCGAAAGCCCCGCGCGTCGCGTCTCCATGGTGGCCTCCCGCCGCAAGGCCGAGGCGCTGAAGGGCAAGCTGGCAGCGGAAAGCTTCCCGGCAGAGAAGATGGCGCGGCTGAAATCGCCCGCCGGGCTGGATCTGGGCGGGGTCGACCCGCAGGAGATCGCGCTCTCTGTCATGGCCGAGATCATCCAGTGGCGCAACGCCGACAAACACATCACAGAGGAGGCCCCCCATGAGCACAGCGCTTGA
- a CDS encoding SRPBCC family protein, which translates to MELKDEIFINAPKATVYAALNDPEILKECIPGCEELTQHSPTELEAKVVLKIGPVKAKFGGNVTLDTAGAPDAFSLTGEGQGGAAGFAKGGADVTLTEQEGGTLLAYEAKAEIGGKIAQLGSRLIQGTAKKLSAKFFESFAEKVGEREEA; encoded by the coding sequence ATGGAACTGAAAGACGAAATCTTCATCAACGCCCCGAAAGCGACGGTCTATGCCGCGCTGAACGATCCCGAGATCCTGAAAGAGTGTATTCCGGGCTGCGAGGAACTGACCCAGCATTCGCCCACGGAACTGGAGGCCAAGGTCGTGCTCAAGATCGGCCCCGTGAAGGCGAAATTCGGTGGCAATGTCACGCTCGACACCGCAGGCGCACCGGATGCCTTCAGCCTGACGGGCGAAGGGCAGGGCGGCGCGGCCGGCTTTGCCAAGGGCGGCGCGGATGTGACGCTAACCGAGCAGGAGGGCGGCACGCTGCTGGCCTACGAGGCCAAGGCCGAAATCGGCGGCAAAATCGCCCAGCTCGGCAGCCGCCTCATTCAGGGCACGGCCAAGAAGCTCTCGGCCAAGTTCTTTGAAAGCTTTGCCGAGAAAGTGGGTGAGCGCGAGGAGGCGTAA
- the iolG gene encoding inositol 2-dehydrogenase, producing MIRIGILGCGRIGQVHAGSIARLKGAAVVAVADAIPAAAEALAAEHGTEVRAAETILTAPDVDAVVIGTPTDTHFDLIHGAAAAGKAIFCEKPIDMSVKNIRACMKAVKAAGVPFLTGFNRRFDPSFAALQARIREGTIGQVELLTITSRDPAPPPVSYIARSGGLFRDMMIHDFDMARFLMGEEFTRLHAVGASLVDPEIGAAGDVDTAAVILTTESGRICQISNSRRAAYGYDQRIEAHGEKGMLRAENQLETTVELATETGFARAPAQHFFLERYGQAYLAEMRAFVACVTEGTPPNPSIEDGLRAQLLADAASLSRETGQPVDLGEA from the coding sequence GTGATACGTATCGGTATTCTGGGCTGTGGCCGCATCGGGCAGGTCCATGCGGGCAGCATCGCGCGGCTGAAGGGCGCGGCTGTGGTGGCGGTGGCCGATGCCATTCCGGCGGCGGCAGAGGCGCTGGCCGCGGAGCACGGCACAGAGGTGCGCGCTGCCGAGACCATTCTGACGGCCCCGGATGTGGATGCGGTGGTGATCGGCACGCCGACAGACACCCACTTCGACCTGATCCACGGCGCGGCCGCCGCCGGCAAGGCGATCTTCTGCGAAAAGCCCATCGACATGTCGGTCAAGAACATCCGCGCCTGCATGAAGGCGGTCAAGGCTGCGGGCGTGCCCTTCCTGACCGGCTTCAACCGCCGCTTTGATCCCAGTTTCGCCGCGCTTCAAGCGCGCATCCGGGAAGGCACCATCGGCCAAGTGGAGCTTCTGACCATCACCAGCCGTGACCCCGCCCCGCCGCCTGTCTCCTATATCGCGCGCTCCGGCGGGCTGTTTCGGGACATGATGATCCATGATTTCGACATGGCGCGCTTCCTGATGGGCGAGGAATTCACCCGGCTGCACGCTGTCGGCGCGTCGCTGGTTGACCCCGAGATCGGCGCGGCGGGCGATGTGGATACGGCCGCCGTGATCCTGACCACTGAGAGCGGGCGGATCTGCCAGATCTCCAACTCCCGCCGCGCCGCCTATGGCTATGATCAGCGCATCGAAGCCCATGGCGAAAAGGGGATGCTGCGGGCCGAAAACCAGCTTGAAACCACGGTGGAACTGGCCACGGAAACCGGCTTTGCCCGCGCCCCGGCGCAGCATTTCTTCCTTGAGCGCTACGGGCAGGCCTATCTGGCCGAGATGCGCGCCTTCGTGGCTTGCGTCACGGAAGGCACCCCGCCCAACCCGAGCATCGAAGACGGTTTGCGCGCGCAATTGCTGGCCGATGCGGCGAGCCTGTCGCGCGAAACCGGGCAGCCGGTGGATCTGGGCGAGGCTTAG
- a CDS encoding class II fructose-bisphosphate aldolase, which produces MTVATLSEVLAPALREGYAVPGLVCLGWEDMRAYVAAAEAERAPVILQAGPSCREHTPLPVLGAMFRNLAEAASVPVVIHLDHGYTLEDCRIAAESGFTSLMYDGSRKPLAQNIAETGEVVALARAHGISCEGEIGFVGYSGGENSAGTDPAEAAQFARETGVDAMAISVGNVHLQTDDDGGLDEARIRAIEAVTQVPLVIHGGSGVPYAQRTALAAGSRICKFNIGTELRQAFGAALRTAVNADPSRFDRVTILKETIDPVAEATRKVFQSMGTSGRA; this is translated from the coding sequence ATGACTGTTGCCACCCTTTCAGAGGTGCTCGCCCCCGCGCTGCGTGAGGGCTACGCCGTGCCGGGGCTCGTCTGCCTTGGCTGGGAAGACATGCGCGCCTATGTGGCCGCCGCCGAGGCCGAACGCGCGCCGGTGATCTTGCAGGCCGGGCCCTCCTGCCGCGAACACACGCCGCTGCCGGTGCTGGGCGCGATGTTTCGCAATCTGGCCGAGGCCGCCAGCGTGCCGGTGGTGATCCATCTGGACCACGGCTACACGCTGGAAGATTGCCGGATCGCGGCCGAGAGCGGCTTCACCTCGCTGATGTATGACGGCTCGCGCAAACCTCTAGCGCAGAATATCGCGGAGACGGGCGAAGTGGTGGCTTTGGCGCGCGCCCATGGCATCTCCTGCGAGGGGGAGATCGGCTTCGTGGGCTACTCCGGCGGCGAAAACTCCGCCGGCACCGATCCTGCGGAAGCCGCGCAATTCGCGCGGGAAACCGGCGTGGACGCCATGGCGATTTCGGTCGGAAATGTGCATCTGCAGACGGACGACGACGGCGGTTTGGATGAGGCCCGCATCCGCGCGATCGAGGCGGTGACGCAGGTGCCTTTGGTGATCCACGGCGGCTCCGGTGTGCCTTACGCGCAGCGCACCGCGCTGGCGGCGGGCTCGCGCATCTGCAAGTTCAACATCGGCACCGAGCTGCGGCAGGCCTTCGGCGCGGCGCTGCGGACGGCGGTGAACGCCGACCCAAGCAGGTTTGACCGCGTCACGATCCTGAAAGAAACCATTGATCCCGTTGCTGAAGCCACCCGGAAGGTGTTTCAGAGCATGGGCACCTCGGGGAGAGCATGA